In Sparus aurata chromosome 5, fSpaAur1.1, whole genome shotgun sequence, the genomic window CTCACAAACACTGTGTCAGATAACGTGCAGTCCCCCCCGGCCCACTGCActgctcccacacacacacacacacgcacacacacacacacacacacacaccagtacaCACCAGTGGGTGACATAGGGGGGCAGCCTGGAGGTCAGTAGGAGAGACCCTGAGTGACTCATCCATCCCTTCATGGTCCATTACCAGCTAAACACTCACTGGAATTTTAGGGCAAAAATGTTTCCACTCAGTTTGGCTTGTTTCTTCCCTGTTATGATTGCTATCTTGGTGTGAGCTGGAGTCGTGTCTCTGCTGTCATTATCACTGAGCGGAGTCATAAACCTTAATGTTCTCTTTGAGGTCTTGGAGCCGAGAAACTTTCTTAACATCGTTTCATCACTCGTATACTCAATTATTTCTCTTAATTTTATGAGGATTGCTTAGAAACATGATTTTGAACTGATGACATGTGCCAGACATCCGCAGCAGAGATGCTTCGTCTGAAGCATTACTTCTGTTTGGAGTTCCAGAGAATGTAAAACATGGTTTAATACAATGAATATTTATCTACATCACTGAGTGGCACTGACGGGACTTTTACTCTATTTGGATTTCTATTATTGGAGTTTTGCTCAAGAAATGTATAAAAGAGAGTCTAATTGACCACATAAGTCACAACATATAGACATTTATAACTGGTGGCCCATATCAACCTCATTTGGACCATTTAATCTTTTTGATAGGAAGCTAATTGGCCCATTCATTCGTAATGTCAGTTGCTAAGCACAAAAATACTTtgattaaaaagtttaaaattaCCATAACTAATCAACTTCAGCAAATGTGCACATCCACtttgtgtgaatgaatgaatgaatgaattacttttattattgtgtcatgCATACATGTATATggacaccaaaaaagaaaagacagaaccAAACCAGATCCAGAGCACAACTGGATCAGCACAATAacatcagcacatcaaaaatgaattaaacaaatgtacctGTCGTCTTTTCCAGGCTTGAGAAATAAAGCTagcagttttaaacacattgaAATTGAACAACCATTTCAGCTTCTGTTCATCAGagcaccaaaatatttcagggttttgtCCATAGATTTCATGAAATAATACCTCTCTTAAATCGTCATACTTTGTACAgtataaaaggaaatgagactcaCTCTCTGCTTCATCTAgctcacacatttcacatattctATTCTCCTCTGGAATATTTTTAAATCGACCAACCTCAAGGGAGTCGTAGGGAGTAGTTGCTAAGTTAGTATGGCACGGCTGGTGTTGTGATTATGGCTCTGTGCACCGAGGCTGCTGATTTGCAGCATTTTCCACAATTTGTCTATTATTCTAAGTCATCTTTTTAGGGGTTTAGATACTCGTAAAACTCACAACTTCAATTCTATCTGCGATCCACATTCCAATCATGCAAATGTGACGTCCACAGTAAACAAATGAGGGCTCCTCCTCATTTGCCTCTTCTTTgccttttatgtgtgtgtgtacacatatGAATGTAGCGTGAGAAACGTCTCGATAAAATAATCACACGCGAGTGCAAAACTGAATTTCACGAGGCGGTCTTACTCCTGAGCGTTTGAATTCAGCAGTCCTTACTCATGTCTTACCATCCACCTACCACAATGATAAAAGCATCAGGTTTTCTGGGTTTACTCTTGTCTTCCAATACAAACCATTATGAAGTATGAAATCTATGAAACAATACAGTGATATCCCTTCTGTTGTGGTCTTGACTAGTCTTGAGATAAAATCCAGTCCAAGTAAAAATGTGGCTGATTTCAAGACAAGACCGATGTTGAGTAGCCTACGACATCACCAGCCACAGGTGGAAAACACTGCAGCCAGTTATTGGTCTCCATGTACAGAACTTAACAGGTGTGGCATCTCCAGGTCTACAAAAAAGTCTGGTGCCAGGATGTCAGCCATcgtttttatttgaatttcatTCAGTATCTTGGTTTTTTTCAATTGATTTTACATGTGCTGTCACGTAACTCCTTGGAGAGAAGTGAGTGGACTGACTTCAGATTCGGTCAGCGCAATGTTACCGCAACTTTTCGGACTATTAGAGTTTAAACTGGGATTTTGCTCAAGGTTCATATGTTGGGCAGTTTGTTGGGAAGGAGCAGGTGGCGCTAACATGTTTTGTCCAAGGGCGTTTTAATCATTTTTGAGATCTTTATGAAATATTGTTGAAACACTGCTGTGCTTTCTTATGGACAAAAAGGAAACCGTTGATACACACATTGCACGTCATGTACGGTATGCTAAGTCAAGCTCCTCTGTCAACGTGAAGGTTGAACAAAAATCTTCTCGGTGAAGGTTTGATATTGTTCTGAAGCAGCCCCTGTCAGTTTTTCCATTGCGGTCATGCTTGTCAAACACATCACATTTCACAATATCCAAAACATCAGCTTCATGACTCTGCTTTAGCTATTCTGTCAGAGAGCTGATGAGTCACCGACTGGAAGTTTCTCCGCAATTACACCACAGTccgataaaaacacattttatcatGCTGCTCACATGTTTTGACAACCTTGCTAACTCCGTCCAAGCAAAAGCCGAACTATCTAACAGCAATATTGCCTCAGCGAGCTGCACGTCACACATGGGCTCAGGGTCGAAGCACACCAACACAGGAATGGATACCAGTCCGGAGAGCAGCAGGCCATCTGATTAATGACCAGGAATGTGCACAGAGAAAACAGgaacacattaataaatcacaAATACAGACTGAAGTCACCTTAACCTGCAACCTCAAGTCCCTCTAGCTGCAAGGCAGGAATTATCCATCAGTCCCTCTGACCTTCTGTAGGGGGACTTCTCTCATTTAATATAAGAACATACAGGCCTAGCACTATCTGACCCACCCTGGACAGACCAGATACCCATGTCTCCTGTACTGTGAAGCCCTTTTTTTCTGAGACAAAGAGCCAAAGTGGGTCCTGAGCCCGTTTTTATggacaacagcagcattacGTTTTAATGAGCCTCCGTCCTGCTGCAGCAAACTGCAGGTCTCTACCTGGCAAAGGTTTGAGGAGCTGAAGGAGGTTAAAGAGTCTCAACAATAAGACGTTTCTTTGATGTCCAGACGAGGGAATCATTCAAATCTGTCTCCACACCAAAAACCGTTTTtcgtttttcttcttgttcctacgGTTAAGTATTTGCGCTTCACTGTGTTAAATGATGTACGCGCAGGGTCGTTTTCACATTCTTTGCTGaaagtgtacattttctctgtCCCCTCTGAAAATCTGATCGGAAGACGCGGGCGCCTCCAGTGCACATACACTGAGAATAGACTCTCAGATTACAGTGGGCTCATTTATTCAGATCCCCTTGAAGCCGACACTTTCGTCCCAAGAGTCATGTCTCATATTTGTGACTTCTTGATGTTGCTGTCGTGTGCAGACATAAACAAATTATCAGTGCAATGGAATTCTGACTCTGCCTAGTGCTGTCAATTAAACTACTGAGATGAacaaagaaagtgaaacaagattttgtttgattttaattcacATTTATATCCACCTGTTAATCATATACACTCATACAAGAGTATGAAAGTATGTtacaatgagagagagaaagagaggccaGGCGAGAAATGTCCGCCATGGTGGCCAGCCTCTTGCAGAAAGGGCTGATTATCACTTTTGATGTTAGATCGACTGTAACAAAGTGATAATGTAAGTGTCGAGTGATAACACCCACTGTCCAATTTCAGCTAAAACTAATGTGAGATTTCAACAGGCTCAGTTCGCGTCATCATGTGTCTTCCAAAGTTTTTACTTAGAGTCGAGATTAAGGAAGTATGAGCAGGCCGCAGCCGGAGGAGCTCAAGCCATGATCAGGCTCTAAGAGAGTTTAGAGCAAATGGCAGATACAGGCCGGTGCCAGACCGTTCAGGGCTTTAACAACACGTAGTTAAATCTAGATTCTAAAACAATTGTCAAACTCACAGGAAACCAGTGAAGGGCCGCGAGGAGTGGTGTAATGTGGCCGCTGCTCTAAAGTTAAAAGCCCGGCAGCAGCGTTTCGTATCATCTGCAGTCTTTGGTTGTTTCGTCTGCTGATATCAGAATAAAGTGCTTTGCAGCAGTCGTGTCTGGAGGAGATTAAAGCATGGATGACCTTTTCTGTGTCTGGAGAGGAAAGGAATCTTGGTCGGCTGCCTGAGTCGGGAAAAGCAGGACTGCGCCAAGTTAGCAACATCATCTTTACAGTAGCTGAATTTAGGAATATACATTTTCACTTTGCGCTATGAATTTTGTCCCACACATCTCGGAATCACATTATTTTAGGATCTCTTTGTGGCCAGTATGCAGCGGACCGACTATAGCAACTAAAGACTGCCTCTGTATTTAAATGGGTGTGCTGTTTTAGCATAGACTTCTGAACCTCCAGAAGAAATCTAAACCTGTCCTCTAAATAAACGCAGTTATAGATTCAAAGCTCGCGTATTATTGTCTATAGGAGCACATGGTTATGGTGAAATGTACGGATTCTTTCACAAAACTTTAACTTCacaatttatcattttattctcATGTATCAATGTATTCATGAAGGCCCCTATGTTTCAAAAAACAATGGCATCAAAAGGTGAATGAAGTGTACATAATGGAACAAGTCATCACTAAAATACCTAAAAAACTGACACCTTTTCTGATATGTCATGAGGGATACCAGTCAAGTCAAACATGGAGACATCAAGAACTAAAACGATAGAGAACCACCATATCCCATCTGCTTTTTtaggatttctttttgttgttacgtatttatttgttttatttttttcagtttttcctttgTCTCTTCAGTTCATCTtcctatatctatatctataaaCTTCATATGCAGAGCTGCACAAATAATTCACCGTAAAAACTTTGGTAATGTtttctgtcaccacaaagtTACCACTTCCCTTCCTGCCGTtccatgtattaaaaaaaaaaaaggaagggtaGGAAAATAATGTCTCTCATCATTTGAATGTATTTGATTATAAACAAAGAGGTGATCATGAGAAAGTAGAGCGGGACGAGGAAATAAAGACACTGGCAGACTGAGGAGTACTCAAACTATAGCACAGAGTTTATTAGGACTTGAAGGACACAGTGGGTTTGGCTTCCGCATGCACTCAGCACTTCGCTGTACATCACGTTAAGAAGGAAGAATCCCCTCATCgacacctcccccccccccccccccccaactccttttccctccatcctctccctcctcttctttcctccacTTCCAACAAAACTGtgcgagtgtttgtgtgtcgaTGTGTTCCCAGGCGAAACAAACAGAGCATGACAGACAGAGAATAAACAAAGTGCTGATGTCTGTGTGGGCATTGTCTGGGAGATAATACTAACAAGGAGGCACTTCAGTCTGAttcgggttttttttttttttcttttcttttcatatcatagagaaaagagaaaaaaaaaaaacaggcttgcGTGAGATTGGTAAGGATTAAAAATGACTGCATGGATCGGCTTTCACTTCCTCAAATCGGGAAAAACACCacattcttaaaaaaacaacaacaaaataattaaaaaagaaaaaacaagcagaagagATTGAGCTCTCCCTCTCTTAATTGGCTGTGCTGCTGCGAGAAGGCCACTTCTTTGTGTGGTGTTTGCGTCATCCACCgcgtcttcctctcctcctccgctctGACATGAATGAACTGGACCAATTAAAAAACGAAATTCAGATAAGATAATAAAACCATTCACGTAGCTTTTGATTACAGCTGGCCACAAAACAAGAGGAAGACCCTTTAGACTCGTGAGGCATTTCGAAGAGGGCAAAGGGGCAACATATAAAAAACCTGTACACGTGACAGCAATGGCTTTGCAGCAACTTCTTttataaatggaaaaaaaaacaaaaaaaaaaaaggcataggGAGAACAAGAACACTTCAGTTTCGGATTGTAGAAAACAAGCGAGCGGTACAATAATGTGCCTTAATGATCGGAGGtaaaaacatttccatttgGTGGAGAAACAGCATGACAGTGTTTTAAAATTGTGCAACTTGTACGTCAGGCTGAGTGCATGGGTTCCTCTCCActccttttttttgggggggtgggggggagctGTGCGGAAaattgagcaaaaaaaaaaaaaaaaaccaaaagaagAGATTTCAGTTTCTGTACAGCATATTCATTTTTCAAACTCCACATAATGTCAAATATAAAGTGACACCGTAAACTGAGGGAGACGTCTTTGTGTTGCACTATGGAATGAGGTATGCAGAAGCGGAAAAGGGATACAGCTGTCCATACTTACACTTGTCCAtgcaatgaaaacacaacacgaTTCTCACAATTCAGTCTGTGTAAGTCTacctgtgtatgtatgtatgtatgtatgtatgtatgtatgtatgtatgtgtgcttTAAGCGATATGATATGTCTGCAGGCTCATATTTAGAAGAAAGTGTAGAAAACGGATCCTTTCGTGGTTCTAAGCGATGGCTGAAAACCTTCAAAAAACCAATAACATGACGACAGTATCACAAAACTAAACTGTTAATCTTTGGCCTGAGTGTATACGCAAGGCAATGTACATCATGTGTTGAGGTTGCTGAGGTGATGCGTTCTGAATGTTTAGGAGTGATCTGAGGTATGGGAGGTGGAAATACAGAGAAAGAATAAGTTAGAGTAAGAGTTGGTTGGGTGTGGATGGGTAGATGGGAGAGATTGGGGTACAAGATACAGGCCAGAAAGCAAAGGATTGAAAAATGAGTGAAATtccttttctaaaaaaaaaaaaagaaaaaaaaaaaaaagaaacctaaaCAAAAATTCACCAAGACCCCATCTTCTTTTCCCTGTGGTGGTCTTTATTATACAGTGGATCCCCTGAATATTAGCTTGTTTTCTATCCTTTTCTGTCAGTGGCTCTGCTCTAAAGTCCAACAATCCTGAGGGTAAGTAAGGTTTGTCCCAATATTTCCAAACGTCTCTGCAACATAGACCATCCCACTAACAAATGCCCGGGGTCTCAGGGCCTGGtcaacccccctccctccccccatGGGCTGACCATTTAGGCTTTTAGACAGGCTGTCTCCGGCTGCTGCTCAGGCCCCAGCTGTGGACCAATCAGCAGCGGGAAAGCCCCTCGGCGCTCcttccctttgtgtgtgtgtggctcccaCACTGCCACTGTGCCACTAGGGGGCAGAGTTGGACATGGAGTCCACAGAGTTTACACTGGAAGACTGCACACGGCTGTGGGAAATAGACACCTCTGGGTGCTGCggcaaagaaaacagagaaatgtcACTTGATTTGCGTGAGTTAATTTCGTATATATTCatcggtgtgtttgtgtatgtgtgtgcgtctccACTTACATGCCTCCTGAAGATCCTGTCCAGCAGGCTGCGTCTGGGCGGCTCTGGCGGCTGATTCCAGTCCAGATCTGGAGGTCTCGTCCCTTGCGGCCCGAACACATTCAAATCTCTGAAACACTCGGTTTCAATCAtctgagatgagaggagaggagaggagaggagaggaaggaaaggagaggagaggagaggagaggagaggagaggagaggagaggagaggagaggagaggagaggagaggagaggagggagatttGGTGAACTCTGTTAAGTGAGTTCTTCCAGCACTTATACAAACTGCACcgatcatttaaaaatgtcatattaaGTGCACACACTTACCTCATTCTGCCATGGGATGGAAACACTGCCTGTAGCAAATTTGGAGTAGAAGTCGTTGTCAGTTTGGTCCAAATTTACTCCCTTGACTGTGGAGAACTGCTCAATGTCCAAAACATCCTTACAGTACACTGCCCGAGGCTGCGGGAGGTCAACGACCACGGAAAGACGGGggtgagaggaaaaacagcagaCAAGTTTATCTTAACAGATAATTTATCATCGTGGAACTTCGCTTGAAAAGACACATTCTTCCTGCAGTGGCCTTTTCGGAGTATTCTGGTTAGCGTtaggattaaaacaaaatatcctCACAGAGAGCATGTTTTTTTGCAGCGGGACTGATTTAAGAACGCACCGTGCACAGCCGAACACATTACTCACATCGGGCACAAAGGGAGGCTCCACTATTCCAGCCTCCAGCCTCTTGAAGTTGATGTTTTTGAAGAACGAGTGGGCCTTGACGCCCGCTGCCCCGTCCGCCTGGcaccccagcctctgcttcggGTCTTTGGTCAGCAGCTgggtgagcagcagcagagatgaaTCATCGAGTTATTCATCAGCTCATCGTCCATCTCTCCGTACCAACATGACTCCCATCAAATGCTCACCATTCTACAGATGGCCTTGGTGTCCTCTGTAAACTTGTCgttgtactcctcctcctcctcctgcaccctcctctccacctcctcccgcTTCACTCGCTCTTTGCGGGCGCGGAAGGGCGATCGTCCGGCGGTCATCTCGTAAACGAGGCAGCCCAGCCCCCACCAGTCAGGACTCATGCCGTACTTCTCGTTGTTTATCACCTCCGGAGCTGAAAGGGAAACCAGTTTTCATTAACAGCTGCCAATTATTTACCAATGAATTCACTCAGTGAAGTGCtgatcacatttttttctcacccaTGTAGCCCACAGTCCCCACTCTGCCTCTGATGAGCTCTCCTTCAGGCACTTTGATGGCCAGCCCCAGGTCAGAAATACGGATGTGTCCTGCAGAATAACAGCGTGATGCATTTCATTCACTCAAAGTTCAGTGGATTGCAAAGCACTTATGTAGTCTGAAATTGTGTATCAGCAGCGAAATGCTCTGCAATGCAATATCCAGAAATCTGAGCTGATGAAGTTTCAGAACTCACCATTGTCATCTAATAGGATATTCTCCGGTTTCAAATCCCTACAAAATAACACAGcgtgtttgaaataaaaaaaaaaaaacaacactattcaacaaagacaaaaacatcaacTCACACTTCATAATTTAGctaatctaaataaataaatacatttaaattaaggAGGAAtgaaaggtccagtgtgcataTTTTAATTCATCAAGGAGCAGAAATGGAAGACttataattatattttcatcagtgtgtaataaaaaaaaacccggAGGGGACCCCAGGCCAGAGCCAGAACTCACTGGGGGGATTACATATCTCATCTGGCCTTGGAACGCctcaggaggagctggaaagcGTTGCCGGGAAGAGAGACTTCTGGAATAACCTGCTGCCACCGCGGCCTGACCCCGGGTTACCAGAGGTCAATGGATGGATTGATGACTACTgaataatcacctgaaactaagcatcattgtgttttctttaccttagaatgagcgtTTTacatctacagagggagcaggtgcTTTTCCACACCGTTATTCTAGGGTAGCCCAGAAGGACAAACTGAGCACTGACTCTAGAGAAGGCCTTTGTGTTTCTAGCAGCCACCATAGAGGAAGGTAAAACGGAGAGGAATTTCATTGATTGCAATCTGCTAagtgccactaaatcctacacactggacctttaaaactaaataaaatggTCTGATTTGAGAAACCATTTGAGCTCAATGACTTCTGTAGAGGCGTTACCTGTAGACGATGGATTCTCTGTGCAAATGCTTGAGTCCACAGCAGATCTGAGCAGCGTAAAACTGGACCCTGTCCTTCTCGAAGCCCGGCGTGCCCATGTTGTAGATGTGAAACTTCAGGTCTCCTCCATTCATGATGGTCAGCACCAGACACAGAGCGTCTTTGGTCTCGTATGCATATGCTAGGCTCACctagaagaagaggagaacatGTTAAATACCTAACGTGAACCTCACTTTGCTGCAGACACTCTTCGTCTATCTTTACTTACAACAAATCTACTGTTGACTTTCTCCAAAATCTGCTTCTCGTTGAGAGCCATGGACTCCcctttcctcttttttattcTCTTCTTCTCCAGCTTCTTGCAGGCGTACATCTTCCCTGTGGCTCGAACCTGACAGGCACACAcctgggaagaaaaaaacaaaatgttatctCAAGTTGTATTTGACGCATCATCCTTCATCGCCATCAACACAAACTGCACGTCTTACCTCTCCGAATCCGCCCTTCCCCAGCACTCGGTACTGTCTGAACGTGTCTTTCGTGATCGGTTGCCTGAcagaacacagacacagcaAAATCCATTAATAGACGCTCATATAGTATTGATTAGGATGGAGATATTATCTGCAGAACTCAATACCATCCTGAGTCTGTTTCCTGTGCAGAAGGTGGGGCCTCCAAGACGCAATTTCACTCTCCAGACACGGATACAATCAGGGCGGCTCTGAAAGCTCTGCTGTTTACTTCTAACTGCCTTTGATAAGCACTCTGCATAAAATATCATCCTGTCTGCAGCGATCAGGCTCCTGTGAAGGGTCTCAGAAGTGACGTGTGATTATATCAGAGTCCTTTCACCTGCCAAATGTTCCCTTCTTCAAACTGACAGTTGTAATATGTTTAAATCAGAGGTGGAAGTACACTTTGTGGCACAACTTAactacatgttttcattttatgctACTTTCTATTCTAAGTTCACTacatctgaaaaatgaaaatattatagTTTTTACTccgctacatttatttgacagttcTAGTtactaaatatatatacagtatgtatacaATAATATATCATCAAATACTTCAAGCTTACTTCATCAACTTGACTATTTCTGTATAATTAATTAAGTTATTCTTAATGTCCGTCACTGGGTCGATACCAACTTATCCGGGTTAGATATGTTGATAAACTATTTTCTTTGGCAAAGTGCTAAGAGATGAATGAAGTCGCGGCCTTGCATACTAGCTTCTTCTGAGAAACAGCGAACTGGAACTTTTATTATTTCACTCAATAATACAGACATACACGCCATCTCCCTACAAAACCctcaaaatataaaacagcaaAACCCCATTCTAttcttaaaaacattcaaacattttattgaatGTCTAACGATTGTTTCACTGTTTCCTCTctattgttgttaaatgtaGATAtgggacacacaacaaaaagaatCGCTTCCCCTCTGTAGTGGCTAATGGGgatccaaacaaacacatgattgtaGTCTGGCAGTTCGGCACTAAGCGAAGTTCATTTTGTCACCATCATcagcttttgtccacaggggccgccagaatcaacacaaaacacCCGAAAGCTTCTGTGTGTCACAACCCTGTTAAGTTCAATTAGATTTTTATTCGTGATAGAATGAAGAAGAGCGGTGATCTGAAAAACTGGTAGTGAGATTTTCAGTGataataggaaaaaaaaaaactacaaatgaGATGTGTGAATTGACTTGACCTCTCCACTAAAAATGACTCATATTAATAGATTTCCGTACCTCTCCAGCACCTTCCACTGCAGGAAGCGGTCGAAGTACATGCTGTTCTGGTAGTCTGTGAACGGAGCTCCACTCAGGTACTCGTGGACTGCCCTGATCCGGCACACACACGACACAGCAGGCTCAGTCAAAACAGTCCCAAACGAGAATACGACGCAAGCTGAAATTCAGTTATCAACAGCTGTGCTCTTTGTTCTGTACATGACATGAGGTAAGCTATAGCGAGCGCAAACAGGTGAGAGTgcagcagacaggtgagggggGGTAAAGACTCACTTGCAGCAGTTGCTGAAGATCTCCTTACATGGACTGAGCTCGAGGTTCTCTCTGCACTGGTCTGCGAAAACCTCCGCTATGTCTACACGCTGAGGTGACTACATCAACACACGTAAACACACGGTGAGATATgtgcacacattcacaaataTATGACTTTTATTACACATAAACTAAAGAGAGACATGCAAAAATTCTAGCAGAGTGAAGCACAGTATCAGTGCATTAGAGGTTCTCGTTAAGCCAATATTATAGTCTGCTGTTCGCTGTGAAAGGTGACTAAATTTGACACAGAATGCAAATTAAGGAAGGTCCCGGTTTTGAGGAATGTATCCGACGAGGAAGCGTACTTGTTTGGAGAGAAAAGTCTTGATGATCTTGTCCCCtcggctttttcttttttcatccgGCGTCACCTCGTAGTCCTCCTGAACAacaaaaatgacatcatcacatcatgAGAACAGATTAAATCAAAGCAGGTACGTGTATCGTAGAAAGACAATGTTTTATGAATCTTTCATAAGTTTTCATTAATGGCATTATCAATGGTTAATAGATCGTTTACTAATGCTTATAGATGAGACATTAATAGAACAACTTCCGGGCTTCGTTCATAGAGAAGTCCCTAACAGTTATAACATTTCAGGGACAAACGAGTATTGCAGTCCGTCAGTTGAGCCTTTGGGACTCTACAGCTCCTGTTGTTCCCTTCGAATAAAATCTGAGAGGGGTCAGACGTAACGTATCTGCTTGAGAGAGTTCTTTTAGTACGCTCCATTTGAAAACTTTTCTTAAGCATTTGACCAACATTCTTTGAGCAGATAAATACGACTACAAATTACGACCGATAAGTGGTTTATAAATGGGATTTATCAGGCAGCGGTACCTATTTGTGTCCTTTATAAATAAGCACCAAGCCCAGATGTGCTTAAAAGCACattatgtaatttctgccacgAGGAGTCTGTCAAAGAAAGCAAAAGACGTAGTTTGGTGACGTTATTGTTAAAGAGCATGGGCATCATGGGAGTCCTTGTCTTCGTGGTGAGACAACATCCATTGCCGATGACACTTATCTATCAATCTATCCAACTGACTGAgataatgtttttaagttttatctatgttgtgttttgtcacgCTTGCCAACTTCCTTCTTC contains:
- the grk5l gene encoding G protein-coupled receptor kinase 5, with product MELENIVANTVLLKAREGGGGKRKGRSKKWKEILRFPHISQCTELGNSIDRDYVNICEKQPIGRLLFRLYCETRFKLQRCIQLLDAMEDYEVTPDEKRKSRGDKIIKTFLSKQSPQRVDIAEVFADQCRENLELSPCKEIFSNCCKAVHEYLSGAPFTDYQNSMYFDRFLQWKVLERQPITKDTFRQYRVLGKGGFGEVCACQVRATGKMYACKKLEKKRIKKRKGESMALNEKQILEKVNSRFVVSLAYAYETKDALCLVLTIMNGGDLKFHIYNMGTPGFEKDRVQFYAAQICCGLKHLHRESIVYRDLKPENILLDDNGHIRISDLGLAIKVPEGELIRGRVGTVGYMAPEVINNEKYGMSPDWWGLGCLVYEMTAGRSPFRARKERVKREEVERRVQEEEEEYNDKFTEDTKAICRMLLTKDPKQRLGCQADGAAGVKAHSFFKNINFKRLEAGIVEPPFVPDPRAVYCKDVLDIEQFSTVKGVNLDQTDNDFYSKFATGSVSIPWQNEMIETECFRDLNVFGPQGTRPPDLDWNQPPEPPRRSLLDRIFRRHHPEVSISHSRVQSSSVNSVDSMSNSAP